The DNA segment CCGACCGATCACGCTCGCGGGCCCGGGAGCAGACGGCGGGAACGCGACCATAGACGGCGGTGGCAACGGCTCGGTGATCACCGTCGAACACGACGACGTAGCTGTCGTGGGCCTCGAGGTGACCGGCACCGGCGATACGTTGACGGACAGGGACGCAGCCATCGACGAGGACGAGTGGGACGCCAACGTCGAACAGGGCTACGGCCACGGTGACGCTGCGGTTCGCGTGATCAACTCGAGTGGTGTCCTGGTCGAAGACGTGACCATCGAAACGCGAGCCAACGGCGTCCTGGTCCGTGATAGCCCCGAGAACGTCGTCCGAAACGTGACGGTCTATGGCAGCGAGGAGTGGATAGAGGGGTTCATGGGTGTCATGACGATGCGCTCGCCCGGCGTCATCGAGGAGTCGACGTTCTACGGCGGTCGGGACAACGTCTACACACACCGGTCGGACGGCGTCGTCATCAGAAACAACGGGATGTACGGCGGTCGATTCGGCGTCCACATCATGCACGCCTCAGATACGCTGCTCGCCGATAACGTCGTCCGTGAACAGGAACTCGCCGGATTGATGGTGATGACTGCCCCCCAGCGAACCGCCATCGTCGACAACGACGTTCGCCACACCCCCGGCGGCATCAGAACCAGCGGGTCCGACAGCTACGTCGCCCGAAACGTCCTCGCCGACAACGAACTCGGATTGACCACCAACGCGGAGACCTCGATCTACGAGGACAACGTCATCGTCGACAACGAGGTCGGCGTCCGTGCAGCCGCACTCGTCCCCTCCAACCGGGTCGTCGGTAACGCCTTCATCGGCAACGACGTCCACGCTGAGACCGCCATCGGTTCCCTCCGGTTCTGGAGCCACGACGACCGCGGCAACTACTGGGAAGGTGCCGTCGGCTCGAGCGACGACGGCGTCACCCTCGAACGGTCGTACACGCCGACGGACCCCATCGACCGGAGTCTCCACCGCGTGGACGGGACACCGACGCTCACCCGTGCACCCGTCCGCGACGCCATCGCCGGCCTCCAGGGAACCGTCCCAGGTATGCGCGGTGGAAGCATCGTCGACCAGCATCCGCTGTGTGAACCACCCCAGCCGGAACTGCTCGAGGCGGCGGGCATCGACCCGGACCGAGACACCTGTGAGGCACAGACATGAGTGACGAATCAGCAACTGCAAAACAGCACAACGACGAATCGGCTCCGGCGACACACCACCAGGACGGCGAAGCGACGACGTCACAACCGCAAAACGGCGAGGCAGCGACGCCACAACCGCAAAACGACGAAGCAACCAGCGAGTCACGAGCCCAGAAGGACTCGAGTGGCGAAGGCACAGAACCGATCCTCACGGCGGAGTCGCTCACCCAGCGCTACGGCGCGGTTCCCGTCTTCGAAGACCTCGAAGTCGAGATCGAACCCGCCAGCGTCACGGCACTGATCGGACCGAACGGCTCGGGGAAGACGACCCTCCTTCGCGCTCTCGCGAAGCTGTATCGGCCCACTTCGGGCCGAGTCCAGTACCACGGGCCGTCCGTTCCCCGTCCGATCGGCTACCTGCCACAGCAACCCCGCTTTCGCCCCGGTTTCTCCGTCCGAGAAACCCTCTCGTTTTACGCGCGTCTCGTCAGCGGCGACCGCGAACACGCGACGGAAACGGCGACCGATGCCCTCGAGCGAGTGGGGCTGGAAGCAGCGGCAGATCGACCGGTCGAAGCCCTCTCGGGCGGGATGACGCGACTGCTCGGTATCGCCCAGGCAACGATCGGTGACCCGCCGGTCGTCGTGTTCGACGAACCCGCGAGCGGTCTCGACCCCGGAATGGGGCTGCGCGTGTTCGACGTCGCGACCGACCTCGCAGAGGCCGGCACGGCCGTCATCGTGAGTTCACACGACCTCGAGTTGGTCGAAACCCACGCCGATACTGTTTTCATGCTCGATTCTGGCGAGTTCGTCGCCCACGGACCACCGAACTCGCTGTATGCAGCCCACGAGGCCGACTCGCTACTCGAGGTGTACAGGGCAGCGATTTCGGGCGACGCCGACCGCGTTCGCGTTCGAGGTGATGGAAAATGACTGACGGAGACGTCGCGAAAGAGACGGAGGGGGTGACGGGCACTGAAACGACCGAAACAGGCCACGCTTATGCCACGCCGGGCGCTAGAGGCCTAATCTCGGCTATCGTCCGTCGAGAGCTCCGCACCGTCGCCCGAACGCGGACGTTCGCCCTGTTGACCGCGGCCCTGGCTGCCATCCTGCTCGGCATCGGCTGGGCCGGCGGCGGTATGGAATCGGGCTACGTCCCGACGGTCGTCGACGTCCTCACGCCACTCGAGGTGCTCGTGCCCGTCGTCGCCGTCGTGTTCGGCTACCGGGCGATCCTCGGTGACCGGGAGCGTGGGGAACTCGAGGTGTTTCGAACGTATCCGATTTCGGCCTGGCAACTGGTGCTGGGGACGTATCTCGGGCGCGCGATTGGCGTCGTCCTCGCGGTGACGGTGCCACTCACCTTGCTGTTCATCGGCGTCGTGTTCACCGAAACCGAACGCCTCCGCGTCTACGCCACCCACGCCGGCGCGGATTCACCCGTACTCTTTGCCAGACTGATCGTCCTGGCAGTCGTCTTCGCCCTGGTCGTCCTCGCCATCGCTATCGCCGTCTCGGCACTCGTCTCGAGTGCACGAACCGGTCTGGTCGCGGCCGCGCTCGCGTTGCTCGTCGTCCTGTTCGGTCTCGATTTAGCCATTATCTACGGCTTCGTCGCCGGCCCGCTCGGCGAGGCCAGCCTCATCTACGCGCTCCCGCTCAGTCCGCTGAGTGCCTTCCGGGGGCTGGTCCTCGAGACGGTCATCGTCACCGCTGCCGGTACCGGCCCTCGTGCCGCCTCCCCGATTGCAAGCCTGTTCGGACTGGCGGCCTGGACCGTCGGCTCACTGGTCGTCGCGACGCTCGGTGTCGAACACCTCGAGTGAAAACAAAAGTGACGGACTGTTCCGGGTAAGTCACATCCCCATCACGATTTCCTTCACATCCCGCCGAGACTGTCGACCAGCTCTCGAGTGACGTCCTCGTGCTCGAGGCGTTGCCCGCCGTAGGTATCCAGAAACGTCTGTGCATCTGCCACTTCACTGAATCCGATGATTTCCTGGCCCATCGCCCCGCGGAGGTCGCTGCCGGCGACCAGCGAGAGCGCTGTCACGTCGGCCTGGTCTTCGGCGTCGAAATGGGCCGAAATGAAGGCTTCGCCGCCCTCATCGAGTGTTTCCCAATCGGCACTCGAGTAGTCCGTGAGGTAGGTGACCAGCGGGTCGTATCCCTCCTCGGCTTCGTCGAGCGTCCAGCCGTAGGTACAGGTGCCACTGCAAAACGTCGCCCGGTCGTCCTCGAGGTCGGGGTGGTCGTCGTAGAACGCCTGCCCGACCGGGCCGGGGTGTTCGGTGAGCACCATGCCACACTGCTCGCAGCTGTCGTCGGCTTCGATAGCCGAAGCCGCTGGGAGCTCGCCATCGTCGCCACCGAGACAGCCGGCGAGTGCGCCGACTGTTCCTGCGCCGGTGGCGACCAGTAGCTGTCGTCTCGTGGGTTGGTTTCGGTCAGCTCCGAAGGGGGCTGTCGGGTCCATACGGTTGCTACGTCGGGGACAGCCAAAGGGCGTCTGGTACAATCTCCGAATGTCCCGACTGTTTTCGAAGAATGCACCAGAACTGACGTCCCTCGGCAGTCCCTGGATACGGTATGAACCGACGCGCGTTGCTTCGCAGTGGTGCCCTCGGAGCCGTGGTCGCAACCGCCGGCTGCCTCGGCTCGCTGCTCGGTGACGAGGGAGCCGAACACGCCGTCCTCGGCCCGCAGGACGATCAGATTGCTGACAGCGCTAATCTCGCATATCCGGCCTACGGCGAGGCCTTTCCCGACTTTTCGCTACCCGACCCGTTTACCGACGAACGCGTCGATACCACCGAAATAGATAGCTGCCTCCTCGTGACGGCCTTTTACACGTTCTGTCCTGCCGAGTGCATCCCGCTAATGAGTACCTTCGCCGGCGTGCAGGCCGAACTCCTCGATGCCGGCCGCGAAGCCGACGCCACGATTCTCGCGATCAGTTTCGACCCGGAACGCGATACGGTGCCGGCACTCGAGGAACACGCCGACATGATGGGGATCGACTACGCGGCCGACAACTGGCACTACCTGCGCCCGGAAGACGACGAGCGCGCGAGCGAAGTCGTCGATGAAAAACTGGGCATCGCCTTCGAACCGACCGACGGCACTGCAGGCTACGACTTCAACCACGCCGTCATCTCGTACCTCGTCAACCCCGACGGCTACGTCGAACGCGCCTATCGAGGCGAGAACCTGCCGGTCGACGGGATTCTCGAGGACCTCGACAGCGTGCTGGCTGCGTACGAATGATCGGTGTGACGCTGCTAGCATCCGAAACCGTGACCCAATTCACCGCACCAGCCGCGAGTTGTGCAGCACCCGACGCGGCCGGCTTCGGCACCGAAGCCGCCGGACCGCTACTGTTCTTTCTGGTCGGGTTGCTCGGCGGTGCACACTGTCTCGGCATGTGTGGCCCGCTGGTAACGACCTACGCAGACCGCCTGCGGGAGGCGGAGGCCGTCTCGAGCGCGAAAGCCGGCCGCTCGAGTCGCCGGGATACGCTCACCCTCCGTGCCGTTCGCCAGCACGCCCTCTGGAATCTGGGTCGCACGGTCAGTTACGCCCTGCTCGGCGGGTTGTTCGGGCTCGTCGGTGCCGGACTCTTTCTCAGCCCGCGAGTTGCCGCGGGCATGCTTGGTGAGATACACGCCGTGAGCGGCCTGCTGGTCGGCGTCGTGATCATCGCCGCCGGGGTGACGTTTCTGCTGGGCCAGGGAACCCTGGGTGCGAGCCTCGGTGCGAGACTGGCTCGAGGACCGCTCGGCCGTCTCCAGCGATGGTTGGGGGCTCGAGTCGACGCGTGGGTGGGCGACGTTCGAATCGTTGGACTTGGTGGTGCACACGGCCTGCTCCCGTGCCCGCTGCTGTACCCGGCGTTTCTGTACGCGCTGGTGCAGGGCTCGCCAGTCGGCGGAATGGTCTCGCTAGCAGCGCTCGGTCTCGGCACGATACCGGCGCTGTTTCTGTACGCGACGGTGTTCCAGTCGGTCTCGCTCGAGACCAGAATGCGATTACACCGATTGCTCGGTGTCGCGTTTATTCTGCTCGGCTACATTCCGCTTCAGCACGGACTGGCCGCAATCGGCATCCCGTTACCACATCCACCGATTCCGTACTATCAGCCGTTGTGAGTACTCGCCAACACCGGTGACCGCTCGAGTACCGACGACTGGACGACGAGAAAACGCGAAATGGTATCG comes from the Natronosalvus amylolyticus genome and includes:
- a CDS encoding NosD domain-containing protein translates to MNDRSQLVTITLLAVVLVAGAVGLFLIDAGSSQPDPVRFDDTVTMGLTLEDERALPDDVDLPRVQVFYSQYEYVVGYYGIEAFTATRAQDGHEQLFGYPLALYVTDYSGADLELDDDGYPRTDGFGGWVDATDAHFVVDSEARTPAGEAALSFANREDAAAFAAEYGGTVVDWDAVLERPVTRDDAETARDRVDDQHAEADELVESVAPLRDRPVSVTVDEGGTIQKAVDAAPDETTVFVPNGTYEERIVIDRPITLAGPGADGGNATIDGGGNGSVITVEHDDVAVVGLEVTGTGDTLTDRDAAIDEDEWDANVEQGYGHGDAAVRVINSSGVLVEDVTIETRANGVLVRDSPENVVRNVTVYGSEEWIEGFMGVMTMRSPGVIEESTFYGGRDNVYTHRSDGVVIRNNGMYGGRFGVHIMHASDTLLADNVVREQELAGLMVMTAPQRTAIVDNDVRHTPGGIRTSGSDSYVARNVLADNELGLTTNAETSIYEDNVIVDNEVGVRAAALVPSNRVVGNAFIGNDVHAETAIGSLRFWSHDDRGNYWEGAVGSSDDGVTLERSYTPTDPIDRSLHRVDGTPTLTRAPVRDAIAGLQGTVPGMRGGSIVDQHPLCEPPQPELLEAAGIDPDRDTCEAQT
- a CDS encoding ABC transporter ATP-binding protein translates to MSDESATAKQHNDESAPATHHQDGEATTSQPQNGEAATPQPQNDEATSESRAQKDSSGEGTEPILTAESLTQRYGAVPVFEDLEVEIEPASVTALIGPNGSGKTTLLRALAKLYRPTSGRVQYHGPSVPRPIGYLPQQPRFRPGFSVRETLSFYARLVSGDREHATETATDALERVGLEAAADRPVEALSGGMTRLLGIAQATIGDPPVVVFDEPASGLDPGMGLRVFDVATDLAEAGTAVIVSSHDLELVETHADTVFMLDSGEFVAHGPPNSLYAAHEADSLLEVYRAAISGDADRVRVRGDGK
- a CDS encoding ABC transporter permease subunit produces the protein MTDGDVAKETEGVTGTETTETGHAYATPGARGLISAIVRRELRTVARTRTFALLTAALAAILLGIGWAGGGMESGYVPTVVDVLTPLEVLVPVVAVVFGYRAILGDRERGELEVFRTYPISAWQLVLGTYLGRAIGVVLAVTVPLTLLFIGVVFTETERLRVYATHAGADSPVLFARLIVLAVVFALVVLAIAIAVSALVSSARTGLVAAALALLVVLFGLDLAIIYGFVAGPLGEASLIYALPLSPLSAFRGLVLETVIVTAAGTGPRAASPIASLFGLAAWTVGSLVVATLGVEHLE
- a CDS encoding nitrous oxide reductase accessory protein NosL; amino-acid sequence: MDPTAPFGADRNQPTRRQLLVATGAGTVGALAGCLGGDDGELPAASAIEADDSCEQCGMVLTEHPGPVGQAFYDDHPDLEDDRATFCSGTCTYGWTLDEAEEGYDPLVTYLTDYSSADWETLDEGGEAFISAHFDAEDQADVTALSLVAGSDLRGAMGQEIIGFSEVADAQTFLDTYGGQRLEHEDVTRELVDSLGGM
- a CDS encoding SCO family protein; the protein is MNRRALLRSGALGAVVATAGCLGSLLGDEGAEHAVLGPQDDQIADSANLAYPAYGEAFPDFSLPDPFTDERVDTTEIDSCLLVTAFYTFCPAECIPLMSTFAGVQAELLDAGREADATILAISFDPERDTVPALEEHADMMGIDYAADNWHYLRPEDDERASEVVDEKLGIAFEPTDGTAGYDFNHAVISYLVNPDGYVERAYRGENLPVDGILEDLDSVLAAYE
- a CDS encoding sulfite exporter TauE/SafE family protein, whose translation is MIGVTLLASETVTQFTAPAASCAAPDAAGFGTEAAGPLLFFLVGLLGGAHCLGMCGPLVTTYADRLREAEAVSSAKAGRSSRRDTLTLRAVRQHALWNLGRTVSYALLGGLFGLVGAGLFLSPRVAAGMLGEIHAVSGLLVGVVIIAAGVTFLLGQGTLGASLGARLARGPLGRLQRWLGARVDAWVGDVRIVGLGGAHGLLPCPLLYPAFLYALVQGSPVGGMVSLAALGLGTIPALFLYATVFQSVSLETRMRLHRLLGVAFILLGYIPLQHGLAAIGIPLPHPPIPYYQPL